The Pseudomonas sp. MPC6 nucleotide sequence TGCAGGCGCTCGGCCACTTGCATGGCCATGTCCGGTGCACAACCGGGGAATACCGCCGCGAACTCCTCACCGCCGATTCGCCCGAATACATCACCACGCCGCAAGGAACCTCGACCGCTCTCGGCGATCCGTTGCAGCACGCTATCGCCCACCTGGTGGCCATAGGTGTCATTGATCACTTTGAAATCATCGATGTCCAGGATCAGGAACGACAGAGGCGCGCCTTGATTTCGCGCCTGTTCGAATTCGTGGTTGGCGCATTCGAAGAAGTGTCGGCGGTTGCTGCTCTGGGTTAGCCCATCTGTGGTAGCCAGGCGGTGGAGTTCGGTTTCCATGTGCTTCTTGTCGGTGATGTCTTCGGCGATTCCGACGATGATCACCGGCTGTCCCGGCTCGGCCAGGCGGTTGATGAAGCACTTGTCACTCAGCCAGCGTACCTGGCCGTCGGCGGCAATGATGCGGTACTCACGGTTCTCAACGGCGCCTTTGTCCAATACGTCGGCCATGCTGCGCTCGGCATAGTCCAGGTCGTCGGGGTAAATGCTGTCGCGCCATTGGTTGTAGTCGGCCAGTAAAAGGCCGGCGGAACGGCCAAAAATCCGCTCGTAGGCAGGGCTCACATAGAGCATCTGGCGGGCTTCCCAGTCGAATGCCCAAAGCACCGCGTTGACGCTCACCAGCAGGGAGCTGAACAGCTGTTCGCGTTCGCTCAGGCGCGCCACTTCGCCTTGGGCATGAATCAGCGCCATTAGCGTCTGCGCGGCCTCGGGCCACTGTGGAAGGGATGAGTCTTGTAGGTTTCTATTGACCATCGGTACAAAATCTCAAAGGGCGTGTGCCGCTCGAGGTTCGAAAGCGGCCACCACAAAGCCCGCCTGGATGGCGAAGTGTCTTTGAGATAGGGGATTTGAAGTGAAGTTCCCGCCTTTCGTGGCGAGGGAGCTTGCTCCCGCCGGGCGGTACTGGCGACGCGTTTATCAGTTAAAACGCGTCGTCAGGTTTTCCACGGCCTTCGCCGCCGAGCGGGAGCAAGCTCCCTCGCCACCGTCAGACGGTAGCGGCAGGGCGCAGGGAGTAAGTTTTCAACTGGTCGGCGAATTCGCGCAGCGATTGGATTCCGCTGGCTTCGGCTTCGTGGACCCAATCCTTGATGGCGGCCAGCATGTCGTGACCATTCGAGCTGGTCTTGAGCCAGATCTGTTGCAAGGCCAGGCGTTTCTCGTAGATGACCTTCAGCGCCTGACTGTGCTCGAGCATGGTCTGGATGCGCAGGTGGTGTTTTTCATCCAGCAGGCTGGTTTCCCGCGAGAGCAGGCGCTTGGCCCGGTGGAACTGGTGACGAACCGAATGATCGACCTTTTCCAGCTCTTGCTTGACCAGCGGGGCGATCACCAGCTTGCGGTACTGGGCCATGATCTGGAAGCGGTTGTTGAGGATGGCCATGGCGGTGTCCATATCCAGGTTGCCTTTACCTTCGACCCGGTGGGCAATCGGCGCGACGCGCTGGACCTTGGCCAAGCGGAAGAAACTGAAGACTTGTATCCAGGCCCAGCCGAGATCGAATTCCCACTTCTTCACCGACAGTTTCGCCGAGTTCGGGTAAGTGTGATGGTTGTTATGCAGTTCTTCGCCGCCGATCAGGATGCCCCAAGGCACCAGATTGGTCGCCGCATCGCGGCATTCGAAGTTGCGGTAGCCAATGGCATGGCCCAGGCCGTTGACCACGCCGGCAGCCCAGACCGGGATCCACATCATCTGGATGGCCCAGATGGTGATACCGATGGTGCCGAACAGCAGCAGGTCGATAACGCCCATGATTGCCACACCCAGCAGGGGGAAACGGGTATACAGGTTGCGTTCGATCCAGTCGTCGGGGCAGTTCTTGCCGTAGATACGCAAGGTCTCGGGGTTTTCCGCTTCGGCGCGGTACAGCTCGGCACCTTTGCGCAGGACGGTGGACAACCCCTTGATGACCGGGCTGTGCGGGTCATCTTCGGTTTCGCATTTGGCGTGATGCTTGCGGTGGATAGCGGTCCACTCGCGGGTGTTCTGGGCGGTGGTCAACCACAACCAGAAGCGGAAGAAATGTTTCAGGCCGGCATTGAGCTCAAGCGAGCGATGGGCTGAATAACGGTGCAGATAGACCGTGACGCCAATGATCGTCACGTGGGTCATCAGCAGGGTGACTGCCACCAGTGACCAGGGCGACAAGCCGAGAAAACCTTCGTACCACATAGGCTAATGGGCCCTCGATAAAGAAAAAAACAGCCGTTGCATTATCACTGAGCCTACAGATAAAACCAGTCACCCTTTCAGATAAGAGTGGCTGGATGTTTCTTTAACCTATAATCCCATCCTTTCGAAAGGACATGGACGGCCGAATGTCTGCTACCTATCGCGATGCTCTGCGCGTCGCGCTGCTCTACCTTCTGGTTTCAATAGTCTGGCTGCAATTGAGCGGTCATTTATTGAGCAGCTTCTTCGATAGCTCCGAGGCGTTACAGCGATGGCAGCTGATCAACGGTTACGCCTGGGTCGTGTGCAGCGCCGGATTGATATTCCTGGCCCGTGCGCGTTTGTTCCGCTGCCTGGGGGGCGGCGCCAGGTTGCGTGAGCACGGTGAAGACCGGGAACGTTTGCGACAGGCGGCC carries:
- a CDS encoding sensor domain-containing diguanylate cyclase, whose product is MVNRNLQDSSLPQWPEAAQTLMALIHAQGEVARLSEREQLFSSLLVSVNAVLWAFDWEARQMLYVSPAYERIFGRSAGLLLADYNQWRDSIYPDDLDYAERSMADVLDKGAVENREYRIIAADGQVRWLSDKCFINRLAEPGQPVIIVGIAEDITDKKHMETELHRLATTDGLTQSSNRRHFFECANHEFEQARNQGAPLSFLILDIDDFKVINDTYGHQVGDSVLQRIAESGRGSLRRGDVFGRIGGEEFAAVFPGCAPDMAMQVAERLQREIQRLSFCHDDQTFGITISQGLTSLTAEDENIDALFARADAAMYEAKRQGKNRILCG
- the desA gene encoding delta-9 fatty acid desaturase DesA, translating into MWYEGFLGLSPWSLVAVTLLMTHVTIIGVTVYLHRYSAHRSLELNAGLKHFFRFWLWLTTAQNTREWTAIHRKHHAKCETEDDPHSPVIKGLSTVLRKGAELYRAEAENPETLRIYGKNCPDDWIERNLYTRFPLLGVAIMGVIDLLLFGTIGITIWAIQMMWIPVWAAGVVNGLGHAIGYRNFECRDAATNLVPWGILIGGEELHNNHHTYPNSAKLSVKKWEFDLGWAWIQVFSFFRLAKVQRVAPIAHRVEGKGNLDMDTAMAILNNRFQIMAQYRKLVIAPLVKQELEKVDHSVRHQFHRAKRLLSRETSLLDEKHHLRIQTMLEHSQALKVIYEKRLALQQIWLKTSSNGHDMLAAIKDWVHEAEASGIQSLREFADQLKTYSLRPAATV